From Oncorhynchus tshawytscha isolate Ot180627B linkage group LG27, Otsh_v2.0, whole genome shotgun sequence, a single genomic window includes:
- the tepsin gene encoding AP-4 complex accessory subunit Tepsin isoform X1, which produces MATFMERLSFLQKVPTLMKATADDEKPCPGYLFEDIGKISQESTGCGQCLLEYLLERLQVESCHVKIKVLKIFVHLCGHGSPHFLTELRRNSTFIQQASVYSGPLDPIHGTAMYQKVRATAQELARLLFTETVSVQSSTSPCKLAMANMGMGSESAHGSRMQGFGYSPGKNTTSGETLMDKIRKATEFVASAVLPPMEHQGIRLHDNHYRAVVAPSGPVEVAVPACAYTVPPHRPKVSQRCPGQVGGGWEEIDSSHSSSHNSCQETADHYQVSGGGSSNSGGTGSQSGASRESSGDLSERVEAMQLGDCGQEMALIRRMTEGSKVFLSREENQHFIKECSTLNCEVVVELLSRRLQETSQTAQMRALCAVACLMTSDLLSLEQIFGVTQRRLVQLSEGPPGPVANKTIKILRQFKALMGGPIIGAGCDAANGVPLSSSDQPPTPTSPALLLPTRPGDITVFNHHRGRDPETEQSPGGQAQPPPLPDLGWAQRGTSERLLNLNLDDERGSANQDEEFMDSQIGFRTGETQLTSNVIVKDSELQTEKDPFRVTDPQIEQPCGGRLSLFSGMELVARGTSVCPSTLTERNGDLQLQVEKRDGRECLSVTPTNTPLLCVDDSDTTPTYDLTSTSRQSAFSFLNL; this is translated from the exons ATGGCAACATTCATGGAACGACTATCTTTCCTTCAGAAA GTTCCCACTCTGATGAAAGCAACAGCAGATGACGAAAAGCCCTGTCCTGGCTACCTCTTTGAAGACATCGGAA AAATCTCCCAGGAGTCCACTGGGTGTGGTCAGTGCCTGTTGGAGTACCTGTTGGAGAGGCTGCAGGTAGAATCCTGCCATGTCAAAATAAAG GTTCTGAAGATCTTCGTCCATCTCTGTGGTCACGGATCACCTCACTTTCTGACGGAACTCAGACGGAACTCCACCTTCATCCAGCAGGCCTCAg TTTACAGTGGTCCTCTTGACCCCATCCATGGCACCGCTATGTACCAGAAAGTGAGGGCCACGGCACAG GAATTAGCCAGGTTACTCTTCACAGAGACAGTCTCTGTCCAGAGCAGCACGTCTCCATGCAAACTAGCCATGGCCAACATGG GCATGGGGTCAGAGTCTGCCCACGGATCCAGAATGCAGGGGTTTGGCTATAGCCCAGGGAAGAACACAACAA GTGGTGAGACCCTGATGGACAAGATCCGCAAGGCTACTGAGTTTGTGGCCAGTGCCGTCCTGCCCCCGATGGAACACCAGGGTATCCGACTCCATGACAACCACTACCGGGCGGTGGTGGCGCCTTCGGGCCCCGTAGAGGTGGCAGTGCCAGCATGTGCCTACACTGTGCCTCCTCACAGACCCAAAG TTTCCCAGCGGTGTCCAGGGCAGGTGGGTGGGGGCTGGGAGGAGATTGACAGCAGCCATAGCTCCTCCCACAACTCCTGTCAGGAGACTGCAGACCATTACCAGGTCTCGGGGGGCGGTAGCAGCAATTCGGGTGGCACCGGTAGCCAATCGGGAGCCAGTAGGGAGAGCTCCGGAGACCTATCAGAACG GGTGGAGGCTATGCAGTTAGGGGACTGTGGGCAGGAGATGGCGCTGATCAGAAGGATGACTGAGGGCTCCAAGGTCTTCCTGTCCAGAGAGGAGAACCAGCACTTCATCAAGGA GTGTTCCACTCTGAActgtgaggtggtggtggagctGCTGTCTCGCAGACTGCAGGAAACGTCACAGACTGCCCAGATG AGGGCGCTGTGTGCTGTGGCCTGTCTCATGACCTCTGATCTGCTGTCTCTGGAGCAAATCTTCGGGGTGACCCAGAGGAGGCTGGTCCAGCTGAGTGAGGGACCTCCAGGGCCTGTAGCCAACAAGACCATCAAG ATCCTTCGTCAGTTTAAGGCTTTGATGGGCGGGCCAATCATTGgtgccggatgtgatgcagccaaTGGTGTTCCTCTATCCTCCTCGGACCAGCCCCCCACTCCCACAAGTCCCGCACTGCTACTGCCAACACGCCCAGGTGACATCACGGTCTTTAAccatcacagagggagagaccctgAGACTGAGCAGTCACCTGGGGGGCAAGCTCAACCCCCTCCCCTGCCTGACCTGGGCTGGGCCCAAAGGGGTACATCTGAGAGGTTACTAAATCTCAACCTTGATGATGAGAGAGGGTCTGCTAATCAGGATGAAGAGTTCATGGACAGTCAGATTGGGTTTAGGACTGGTGAGACCCAGCTCACCTCAAATGTTATAGTTAAAGACTCAGAGCTCCAGACAGAGAAGGACCCATTCCGAGTCACGGACCCCCAGATCGAGCAGCCCTGTGGGGGTAGACTGTCTTTGTTCAGTGGCATGGAGCTGGTGGCCAGAGGGACGTCTGTGTGTCCATCAACCCttacagagaggaatggagatcTGCAGCTTCAGGTGGAaaagagagacgggagggagtGTCTGAGTGTTACCCCTACAAACACACCGCTACTCTGTGTCGATGACAGCGATACAACGCCTACGTACGACCTCACTTCCACCAGCAGACAATCAGCCTTCTCTTTCCTTAACCTCTGA
- the tepsin gene encoding AP-4 complex accessory subunit Tepsin isoform X3: MATFMERLSFLQKVPTLMKATADDEKPCPGYLFEDIGKISQESTGCGQCLLEYLLERLQVESCHVKIKVLKIFVHLCGHGSPHFLTELRRNSTFIQQASVYSGPLDPIHGTAMYQKVRATAQELARLLFTETVSVQSSTSPCKLAMANMGMGSESAHGSRMQGFGYSPGKNTTSGETLMDKIRKATEFVASAVLPPMEHQGIRLHDNHYRAVVAPSGPVEVAVPACAYTVPPHRPKVSQRCPGQVGGGWEEIDSSHSSSHNSCQETADHYQVSGGGSSNSGGTGSQSGASRESSGDLSERVEAMQLGDCGQEMALIRRMTEGSKVFLSREENQHFIKECSTLNCEVVVELLSRRLQETSQTAQMRALCAVACLMTSDLLSLEQIFGVTQRRLVQLSEGPPGPVANKTIKDSDSTHLQAV, translated from the exons ATGGCAACATTCATGGAACGACTATCTTTCCTTCAGAAA GTTCCCACTCTGATGAAAGCAACAGCAGATGACGAAAAGCCCTGTCCTGGCTACCTCTTTGAAGACATCGGAA AAATCTCCCAGGAGTCCACTGGGTGTGGTCAGTGCCTGTTGGAGTACCTGTTGGAGAGGCTGCAGGTAGAATCCTGCCATGTCAAAATAAAG GTTCTGAAGATCTTCGTCCATCTCTGTGGTCACGGATCACCTCACTTTCTGACGGAACTCAGACGGAACTCCACCTTCATCCAGCAGGCCTCAg TTTACAGTGGTCCTCTTGACCCCATCCATGGCACCGCTATGTACCAGAAAGTGAGGGCCACGGCACAG GAATTAGCCAGGTTACTCTTCACAGAGACAGTCTCTGTCCAGAGCAGCACGTCTCCATGCAAACTAGCCATGGCCAACATGG GCATGGGGTCAGAGTCTGCCCACGGATCCAGAATGCAGGGGTTTGGCTATAGCCCAGGGAAGAACACAACAA GTGGTGAGACCCTGATGGACAAGATCCGCAAGGCTACTGAGTTTGTGGCCAGTGCCGTCCTGCCCCCGATGGAACACCAGGGTATCCGACTCCATGACAACCACTACCGGGCGGTGGTGGCGCCTTCGGGCCCCGTAGAGGTGGCAGTGCCAGCATGTGCCTACACTGTGCCTCCTCACAGACCCAAAG TTTCCCAGCGGTGTCCAGGGCAGGTGGGTGGGGGCTGGGAGGAGATTGACAGCAGCCATAGCTCCTCCCACAACTCCTGTCAGGAGACTGCAGACCATTACCAGGTCTCGGGGGGCGGTAGCAGCAATTCGGGTGGCACCGGTAGCCAATCGGGAGCCAGTAGGGAGAGCTCCGGAGACCTATCAGAACG GGTGGAGGCTATGCAGTTAGGGGACTGTGGGCAGGAGATGGCGCTGATCAGAAGGATGACTGAGGGCTCCAAGGTCTTCCTGTCCAGAGAGGAGAACCAGCACTTCATCAAGGA GTGTTCCACTCTGAActgtgaggtggtggtggagctGCTGTCTCGCAGACTGCAGGAAACGTCACAGACTGCCCAGATG AGGGCGCTGTGTGCTGTGGCCTGTCTCATGACCTCTGATCTGCTGTCTCTGGAGCAAATCTTCGGGGTGACCCAGAGGAGGCTGGTCCAGCTGAGTGAGGGACCTCCAGGGCCTGTAGCCAACAAGACCATCAAG gacagtgactcaacacacctccaggctgtgtaa
- the LOC112259034 gene encoding E3 ubiquitin ligase TRAF3IP2 isoform X1, whose amino-acid sequence MLPSLQSASPRLPPLLDSHSQCEENDETMSDVSISSALHLRPHSQLNYPEVLNQSRMANREPHGSQEEPPSRSSPNWPPQGLCAGYSPQTPYPGQEEMCLSALDHQRYAWPKSSFANSSDGHTGGQYPDSLPSYSYPHCADFASCPVEEGCHDQGKSHHSLPGRYSPSISSLEQPYSLLSCPPEAALRYPFLPPYPYPTQGPVCCAQCPAQGLGMGPVLQLIPRPSYRPPYYGPDHCRHQDAAGTTQSESFVPQHRQSDRPGSSTQLSLEQRKVFVTYERDSDNHFKETMNFVSLLRHNGFDTSVDVFEQQLISISAIDFMEKYINEKYYLIIIVISPKYHETVTGANIYMEKDERMLHTVYIYKQLQNEFIQNGCQNFRFIPILFPGAKKCHVPAWLQNTLVYTWPKDRDDILRRLMRVEKYNPPPVGELPTIVSTPL is encoded by the exons ATGTTACCCTCTCTGCAAAGTGCATCTCCAAG ACTCCCTCCCCTGCTGGACAGTCACAGTCAGTGTGAGGAGAATGATGAGACAATGAGTGACGTATCCATATCTAGTGCCCTACACTTAAGACCCCATAGTCAACTCAATTATCCAGAAGTCCTCAACCAGAGCAGGATGGCCAATAGAGAGCCACACGGCAGCCAAGAAGAACCACCGTCAAGATCCAGCCCAAACTGGCCACCCCAGGGACTATGTGCTGGCTACAGCCCCCAGACACCCTACCCCGGACAGGAAGAGATGTGTCTGAGTGCCCTGGACCACCAGAGGTACGCCTGGCCGAAATCCAGCTTTGCCAACAGCAGCGACGGACACACTGGAGGGCAATACCCGGACAGCCTGCCATCCTACTCATACCCACACTGTGCAGACTTTGCCAGTTGCCCAGTAGAGGAGGGCTGTCATGACCAGGGTAAATCCCACCACTCACTCCCTGGGCGATACAGCCCCAGCATCAGTAGCCTGGAGCAGCcgtactctctgctctcctgcccACCAGAGGCTGCTCTCCGCTACCCTTTCCTTCCCCCGTACCCCTACCCAACTCAGGGCCCGGTCTGCTGTGCACAGTGCCCTGCACAGGGGCTCGGAATGGGCCCTGTCCTACAGCTCATTCCAAGGCCAAGTTACCGTCCACCCTACTATG GTCCGGACCACTGCAGACATCAAGATGCAGCTGGCACCACTCAAAG TGAGAGCTTTGTCCCCCAACACAGACAAAGTGACAGAccagggagtagtacacagctgtCATTGGAGCAAA gAAAGGTCTTTGTCACCtatgagagagacagcgacaacCATTTTAAAGAGACCATGAACTTTGTTTCCCTACTGCGTCACAACGGCTTTGACACTAGT GTGGATGTATTTGAGCAGCAGCTCATAAGTATTAGCGCCATTGACTTCATGGAAAAATACATCAACGAG AAATATTACCTTATCATCATTGTTATCAGTCCCAAGTATCATGAGACCGTAACGGGGGCTAATATCTATATGGAGAAAGACGAGAGGATGTTACACACAGTCTATATCTATAAGCAG CTGCAGAATGAGTTCATTCAGAATGGATGCCAGAACTTCAGATTCATTCCCATACTGTTTCCAGGAGCTAAAAAG tgcCATGTTCCTGCCTGGCTCCAGAACACTCTAGTCTACACCTGGCCAAAGGACAGAGACGACATCCTACGTCGACTGATGAGAGTGGAGAAGTACAACCCTCCGCCTGTTGGGGAGCTACCCACCatcgtctccacccccctctag
- the LOC112259034 gene encoding E3 ubiquitin ligase TRAF3IP2 isoform X2, with product MSDVSISSALHLRPHSQLNYPEVLNQSRMANREPHGSQEEPPSRSSPNWPPQGLCAGYSPQTPYPGQEEMCLSALDHQRYAWPKSSFANSSDGHTGGQYPDSLPSYSYPHCADFASCPVEEGCHDQGKSHHSLPGRYSPSISSLEQPYSLLSCPPEAALRYPFLPPYPYPTQGPVCCAQCPAQGLGMGPVLQLIPRPSYRPPYYGPDHCRHQDAAGTTQSESFVPQHRQSDRPGSSTQLSLEQRKVFVTYERDSDNHFKETMNFVSLLRHNGFDTSVDVFEQQLISISAIDFMEKYINEKYYLIIIVISPKYHETVTGANIYMEKDERMLHTVYIYKQLQNEFIQNGCQNFRFIPILFPGAKKCHVPAWLQNTLVYTWPKDRDDILRRLMRVEKYNPPPVGELPTIVSTPL from the exons ATGAGTGACGTATCCATATCTAGTGCCCTACACTTAAGACCCCATAGTCAACTCAATTATCCAGAAGTCCTCAACCAGAGCAGGATGGCCAATAGAGAGCCACACGGCAGCCAAGAAGAACCACCGTCAAGATCCAGCCCAAACTGGCCACCCCAGGGACTATGTGCTGGCTACAGCCCCCAGACACCCTACCCCGGACAGGAAGAGATGTGTCTGAGTGCCCTGGACCACCAGAGGTACGCCTGGCCGAAATCCAGCTTTGCCAACAGCAGCGACGGACACACTGGAGGGCAATACCCGGACAGCCTGCCATCCTACTCATACCCACACTGTGCAGACTTTGCCAGTTGCCCAGTAGAGGAGGGCTGTCATGACCAGGGTAAATCCCACCACTCACTCCCTGGGCGATACAGCCCCAGCATCAGTAGCCTGGAGCAGCcgtactctctgctctcctgcccACCAGAGGCTGCTCTCCGCTACCCTTTCCTTCCCCCGTACCCCTACCCAACTCAGGGCCCGGTCTGCTGTGCACAGTGCCCTGCACAGGGGCTCGGAATGGGCCCTGTCCTACAGCTCATTCCAAGGCCAAGTTACCGTCCACCCTACTATG GTCCGGACCACTGCAGACATCAAGATGCAGCTGGCACCACTCAAAG TGAGAGCTTTGTCCCCCAACACAGACAAAGTGACAGAccagggagtagtacacagctgtCATTGGAGCAAA gAAAGGTCTTTGTCACCtatgagagagacagcgacaacCATTTTAAAGAGACCATGAACTTTGTTTCCCTACTGCGTCACAACGGCTTTGACACTAGT GTGGATGTATTTGAGCAGCAGCTCATAAGTATTAGCGCCATTGACTTCATGGAAAAATACATCAACGAG AAATATTACCTTATCATCATTGTTATCAGTCCCAAGTATCATGAGACCGTAACGGGGGCTAATATCTATATGGAGAAAGACGAGAGGATGTTACACACAGTCTATATCTATAAGCAG CTGCAGAATGAGTTCATTCAGAATGGATGCCAGAACTTCAGATTCATTCCCATACTGTTTCCAGGAGCTAAAAAG tgcCATGTTCCTGCCTGGCTCCAGAACACTCTAGTCTACACCTGGCCAAAGGACAGAGACGACATCCTACGTCGACTGATGAGAGTGGAGAAGTACAACCCTCCGCCTGTTGGGGAGCTACCCACCatcgtctccacccccctctag
- the tepsin gene encoding AP-4 complex accessory subunit Tepsin isoform X2: MATFMERLSFLQKVPTLMKATADDEKPCPGYLFEDIGKISQESTGCGQCLLEYLLERLQVESCHVKIKVLKIFVHLCGHGSPHFLTELRRNSTFIQQASVYSGPLDPIHGTAMYQKVRATAQELARLLFTETVSVQSSTSPCKLAMANMGMGSESAHGSRMQGFGYSPGKNTTSGETLMDKIRKATEFVASAVLPPMEHQGIRLHDNHYRAVVAPSGPVEVAVPACAYTVPPHRPKVSQRCPGQVGGGWEEIDSSHSSSHNSCQETADHYQVSGGGSSNSGGTGSQSGASRESSGDLSERVEAMQLGDCGQEMALIRRMTEGSKVFLSREENQHFIKECSTLNCEVVVELLSRRLQETSQTAQMRALCAVACLMTSDLLSLEQIFGVTQRRLVQLSEGPPGPVANKTIKAAVYGKCVTASTTGRQELRKDLCVSLML; the protein is encoded by the exons ATGGCAACATTCATGGAACGACTATCTTTCCTTCAGAAA GTTCCCACTCTGATGAAAGCAACAGCAGATGACGAAAAGCCCTGTCCTGGCTACCTCTTTGAAGACATCGGAA AAATCTCCCAGGAGTCCACTGGGTGTGGTCAGTGCCTGTTGGAGTACCTGTTGGAGAGGCTGCAGGTAGAATCCTGCCATGTCAAAATAAAG GTTCTGAAGATCTTCGTCCATCTCTGTGGTCACGGATCACCTCACTTTCTGACGGAACTCAGACGGAACTCCACCTTCATCCAGCAGGCCTCAg TTTACAGTGGTCCTCTTGACCCCATCCATGGCACCGCTATGTACCAGAAAGTGAGGGCCACGGCACAG GAATTAGCCAGGTTACTCTTCACAGAGACAGTCTCTGTCCAGAGCAGCACGTCTCCATGCAAACTAGCCATGGCCAACATGG GCATGGGGTCAGAGTCTGCCCACGGATCCAGAATGCAGGGGTTTGGCTATAGCCCAGGGAAGAACACAACAA GTGGTGAGACCCTGATGGACAAGATCCGCAAGGCTACTGAGTTTGTGGCCAGTGCCGTCCTGCCCCCGATGGAACACCAGGGTATCCGACTCCATGACAACCACTACCGGGCGGTGGTGGCGCCTTCGGGCCCCGTAGAGGTGGCAGTGCCAGCATGTGCCTACACTGTGCCTCCTCACAGACCCAAAG TTTCCCAGCGGTGTCCAGGGCAGGTGGGTGGGGGCTGGGAGGAGATTGACAGCAGCCATAGCTCCTCCCACAACTCCTGTCAGGAGACTGCAGACCATTACCAGGTCTCGGGGGGCGGTAGCAGCAATTCGGGTGGCACCGGTAGCCAATCGGGAGCCAGTAGGGAGAGCTCCGGAGACCTATCAGAACG GGTGGAGGCTATGCAGTTAGGGGACTGTGGGCAGGAGATGGCGCTGATCAGAAGGATGACTGAGGGCTCCAAGGTCTTCCTGTCCAGAGAGGAGAACCAGCACTTCATCAAGGA GTGTTCCACTCTGAActgtgaggtggtggtggagctGCTGTCTCGCAGACTGCAGGAAACGTCACAGACTGCCCAGATG AGGGCGCTGTGTGCTGTGGCCTGTCTCATGACCTCTGATCTGCTGTCTCTGGAGCAAATCTTCGGGGTGACCCAGAGGAGGCTGGTCCAGCTGAGTGAGGGACCTCCAGGGCCTGTAGCCAACAAGACCATCAAG GCTGCAGTTTATGGGAAGTGTGTGACTGCTTCCACCACAGGCAGACAGGAGCTGAGAAAGGACCTGTGTGTTAGTTTGATGCTCTGA